Proteins from a genomic interval of Clostridium sp. 'deep sea':
- a CDS encoding Fic/DOC family N-terminal domain-containing protein has product MKPFVPLKLPFDQHINQLYFLNTLVEASTNIGKFQVILQNSKINEDFLINPLILQEAFQSTKIEGTQATLNEVFESQIEDKKTNDVQEVLNYYSALKHGERQVHKIPICSRLFKSLHEILLCSGVRGGNRSPGEYRRIQNFIGPENCTIETAKYVPPEPQLVDEHMSNLENYINNPTDSLNPLVRIAIIHAQFETIHPFLDGNGRIGRILIPLYLYENNIINSPNFFISESLEKDKYKYYTLLNGTRHKAEWNEWILFFLESVNKQAVKNIKLINNINKLYEQDLAEAMSIEKNNNIVKILNIIFKHPIFNVKTMSTLTGINDGSCRRYLNKLVERKIIYADDKRRNKKYYYYSLLDLLRT; this is encoded by the coding sequence ATGAAACCATTTGTCCCATTAAAACTGCCCTTTGATCAACATATAAATCAATTGTATTTCTTAAATACTCTTGTTGAAGCAAGTACAAATATTGGTAAGTTTCAAGTTATACTTCAAAATTCAAAAATTAACGAGGATTTTCTAATAAATCCATTAATATTACAAGAGGCATTTCAGTCAACTAAAATCGAAGGCACACAAGCTACATTGAATGAGGTGTTCGAGTCACAGATAGAAGATAAAAAAACTAATGATGTTCAAGAAGTACTAAATTATTATAGTGCATTAAAACATGGTGAAAGACAAGTGCATAAAATACCAATTTGCTCACGACTATTTAAATCTCTTCATGAAATTTTACTTTGTAGTGGAGTAAGAGGTGGAAATCGTTCGCCAGGTGAATATCGAAGAATACAGAACTTTATTGGTCCAGAAAACTGTACTATAGAGACAGCAAAGTATGTGCCACCAGAACCTCAATTAGTTGATGAGCATATGTCCAATTTAGAGAATTATATTAATAATCCAACAGATAGTTTAAATCCATTGGTTAGAATAGCAATTATCCATGCTCAATTTGAAACTATTCACCCTTTTTTGGATGGCAATGGTAGGATTGGACGTATTTTAATACCATTATACTTGTATGAAAATAATATAATAAATTCGCCAAACTTTTTTATTAGTGAATCTTTAGAAAAAGATAAATATAAATATTATACTTTGCTAAATGGTACAAGACATAAAGCAGAATGGAATGAGTGGATTCTTTTCTTTTTAGAAAGTGTTAATAAACAGGCTGTAAAAAATATTAAATTAATTAATAATATTAATAAGTTATACGAACAAGATTTAGCAGAGGCTATGAGTATTGAAAAAAATAATAATATTGTTAAAATACTAAATATTATTTTCAAGCATCCAATTTTTAACGTAAAGACTATGAGTACCTTAACTGGAATAAACGATGGTAGTTGTAGAAGATACTTAAATAAGCTTGTGGAAAGAAAAATTATTTATGCTGACGACAAAAGAAGGAATAAAAAGTACTATTATTATAGTTTATTAGATTTATTAAGAACATAG
- a CDS encoding NUDIX domain-containing protein — MRHTRVQAILIHKKKVLFLKQYNSKNKQEYWMYPGGNLEPSENLHTAIKRELLEECHIKLNNLRLIDDRVGNGQDTYKRYVTFAQLVNDISQFQKGEESVLYRKIIGFEWVDLNEIHSYNKLVGNNQIQPSINLLQGILKKENLI, encoded by the coding sequence ATGAGACATACAAGAGTACAAGCTATCTTAATACATAAAAAGAAAGTACTATTTCTTAAACAGTATAACTCTAAAAATAAACAAGAATACTGGATGTATCCTGGTGGAAATTTAGAGCCAAGTGAAAATCTACATACTGCAATTAAAAGAGAGTTACTGGAAGAGTGTCATATTAAACTCAATAACCTACGTTTAATTGATGATAGAGTAGGTAACGGCCAAGATACATATAAAAGATATGTAACTTTTGCTCAGCTTGTAAACGATATAAGCCAATTTCAAAAGGGTGAAGAATCTGTGTTATATCGAAAAATAATAGGCTTTGAGTGGGTGGATCTTAATGAAATACATTCTTATAACAAGTTGGTAGGTAATAATCAAATTCAGCCATCTATTAATCTGTTACAAGGTATTTTAAAAAAAGAAAATCTTATATAG
- a CDS encoding extracellular solute-binding protein codes for MKKLVGVLISVLVISLFAGCSNQQTLYVLNWGEYMSTELIEKFESETGVKVVTDEVDSNEVMYEKIKSGNTAYDIAIPSEYMIQKLASENLLNTVDKTMVPNLSENTLEPIVANLMKQAKISDNAVPYFYGCIGIMYRNEYESLVKEHGFRVLFDRSILPDDTKVGMYNSGRDSVSAALLHLGYDVNTTDTKQLTEAEELLKNMDYTLWGDDNLKREIIAGNLDIALVYSGDFFDSYYVVLDEGDELTFNFMTPLSTNIWVDAMIIPTTSKNIELAHKFVNFFLDADNVLTNVDSVGYTPVVSKTYEKMKADSQRNDITGHSYFRDIYFHKDFKGQMYKNLTSEHYQQLEEILMRAKQ; via the coding sequence ATGAAAAAATTGGTGGGTGTTTTAATCTCTGTTTTAGTTATTTCACTATTTGCGGGTTGTTCTAATCAACAAACACTTTATGTACTGAACTGGGGAGAGTACATGAGCACTGAACTTATTGAAAAGTTTGAATCTGAAACTGGTGTTAAGGTAGTAACAGATGAAGTAGATTCAAATGAAGTAATGTATGAAAAAATTAAGTCAGGAAATACAGCTTATGATATCGCTATTCCAAGTGAGTACATGATTCAAAAACTTGCTTCTGAAAACCTACTAAATACTGTTGATAAAACAATGGTGCCAAACTTAAGTGAAAATACTTTAGAGCCAATTGTTGCTAATCTCATGAAGCAAGCTAAAATAAGTGATAATGCTGTTCCATATTTTTATGGTTGTATAGGTATTATGTATAGAAATGAATATGAGAGCCTAGTAAAAGAACATGGTTTTAGGGTTTTATTCGATAGATCAATTCTTCCTGATGATACTAAGGTTGGTATGTATAATTCAGGTAGAGATTCTGTTTCTGCTGCTTTATTGCATTTAGGTTACGATGTTAACACAACAGATACTAAGCAATTAACAGAAGCAGAAGAGTTACTTAAAAATATGGACTATACTCTTTGGGGTGATGATAACCTTAAAAGAGAGATTATTGCTGGCAATTTAGATATTGCTTTAGTTTATTCCGGCGATTTTTTTGATTCATACTATGTGGTACTTGATGAGGGTGATGAGTTAACATTTAACTTTATGACACCATTAAGCACAAATATTTGGGTAGATGCCATGATTATACCTACAACATCTAAAAATATAGAGTTAGCTCACAAATTTGTCAACTTTTTTTTAGATGCCGATAATGTACTAACAAATGTTGATAGCGTTGGCTATACACCAGTGGTATCTAAGACCTACGAAAAAATGAAAGCTGACTCACAACGTAATGATATAACAGGTCATAGCTACTTTAGAGATATCTACTTTCATAAAGACTTTAAAGGTCAGATGTATAAAAACCTAACTTCAGAGCATTATCAGCAATTAGAAGAAATATTAATGAGAGCAAAACAGTAA
- a CDS encoding GNAT family N-acetyltransferase, with amino-acid sequence MVKINFQSFPFLTTNRLILRNIKDSDSNEIFALLSNKNVASFFQRPYAKSEKDAFNYINKVAEGIEAEQWIIWALSLPRNNRLIGNICIWNISHTECSAEISYELLPEYQNRGYMKEAVSEVLNYAFMEMRLNIIEARTSVKNERSINLLNKLNFKKQSVTPIDFDPLGWDNPEYITYRLSKSKYIGDILLS; translated from the coding sequence ATGGTTAAAATAAATTTTCAGTCATTTCCCTTTTTAACAACTAATAGGTTAATATTAAGGAATATTAAAGATAGTGATAGTAACGAAATATTTGCACTATTGTCTAACAAAAATGTGGCTAGTTTTTTTCAGCGTCCTTATGCCAAAAGTGAGAAGGATGCATTTAATTATATTAATAAAGTAGCTGAAGGTATTGAAGCAGAGCAATGGATAATATGGGCCTTATCTTTACCCCGTAACAATAGACTAATTGGTAATATATGTATTTGGAATATATCTCATACTGAATGTAGCGCCGAAATAAGCTATGAGTTATTACCAGAGTATCAAAACAGAGGTTATATGAAAGAAGCAGTTTCAGAGGTTCTTAATTATGCTTTTATGGAGATGAGATTAAATATAATAGAGGCTAGGACTAGTGTTAAGAATGAAAGATCCATTAATCTGTTAAATAAACTAAATTTCAAAAAACAAAGTGTTACACCTATAGACTTTGATCCGCTAGGCTGGGATAACCCAGAATATATAACATACAGACTATCTAAAAGCAAATATATAGGTGATATTTTATTAAGTTAA
- a CDS encoding glycosyl hydrolase family 8, which yields MNKILKFTMALLFIFSVFILINYNFQNKVPKANINVEYKIDLKNALSFLKNNMINNEGGIYTNYLNYNESKSYATGHEVLAESQGLMMLHAVYNRDFLLFDTSFIYVKNNMFNKQNGLSWRVTNNNSIKTTISASVDDLRVLRALHYAIKLWNKNEHKIMYQHLEKNLRVKSLVNESLVDFYDKSKKSKEITLSYLDLYTMLLLTHSSEKWDNVFNDSLRIIKMAKVSKDFPLYYKTYSNDHIVLVNQINMIDSLLTVLHLAEVKEIDYDSIIWLKKELKNNGKIMSSYNPKTGIASKNSYESTAVYAIAMRICNEINEIELYHNLAAKMLELQVKNVNSKVYGGFADEVSLQAYSFDNLQAILALEGR from the coding sequence ATGAATAAAATCTTAAAATTTACTATGGCATTATTATTTATTTTTAGTGTTTTTATTTTAATAAATTATAACTTTCAAAACAAGGTGCCTAAAGCTAATATAAATGTTGAATATAAAATCGATTTAAAAAATGCTTTAAGTTTTTTGAAAAACAACATGATTAATAATGAGGGTGGCATTTATACCAACTATCTAAATTATAATGAGAGCAAAAGTTATGCCACAGGTCATGAAGTTTTAGCAGAATCACAGGGACTTATGATGTTACATGCTGTATACAATCGAGATTTTTTACTTTTTGATACCAGTTTTATCTACGTAAAAAATAATATGTTTAATAAACAAAATGGATTAAGCTGGAGAGTAACTAATAACAACAGTATTAAAACAACTATTTCTGCTTCAGTTGATGATTTAAGGGTTTTAAGGGCACTTCATTATGCCATAAAGCTTTGGAACAAAAATGAGCATAAAATAATGTATCAACACTTAGAGAAAAACTTACGAGTTAAGAGCTTAGTTAATGAAAGCTTAGTAGATTTTTATGATAAAAGTAAAAAAAGTAAAGAAATAACTCTATCATATTTAGACCTCTACACCATGTTATTATTGACTCATAGTAGCGAAAAGTGGGATAATGTTTTTAATGATTCTTTAAGAATCATTAAAATGGCTAAAGTAAGTAAAGATTTTCCGTTGTACTATAAAACATATAGCAATGATCACATTGTTTTAGTTAATCAAATTAACATGATAGATTCTTTATTAACTGTTTTACATTTAGCTGAAGTAAAAGAGATAGATTATGATTCAATTATATGGTTAAAAAAAGAGCTTAAAAATAATGGTAAAATTATGTCTAGCTACAATCCCAAAACAGGTATTGCTAGTAAAAACTCATATGAAAGTACAGCTGTATATGCTATTGCGATGAGGATATGTAATGAAATAAATGAAATAGAACTATATCATAACTTGGCAGCTAAAATGCTTGAATTACAAGTAAAGAATGTAAATAGCAAAGTTTATGGTGGCTTTGCAGATGAGGTATCTTTACAGGCATATTCATTTGATAATTTGCAGGCTATTCTTGCTTTGGAAGGTAGGTAG
- a CDS encoding ABC transporter permease yields MILKAFKYLKWPLIAISFFLMYFPIIIIAILSINESKFAHVFKGFSLKWYGEIFTNSSLFGAITNTITVAVVSTIISTILGTFIAIGINSLRKRDKKRILLLNNIPLVNPDIVTGLSLMIVFSFIQLKFGFPTMLLAHVFFSVPYVVLSVLPKLRALDKDLYNAAIDLGCTTMQAVLKVIVPAIKSGIITGSLIAFTMSIDDFVISYFTTGNGYSNFSIWLYARLGRRTFSPAAYAYNTLITTVTFAILLAINIKSKKRQDCK; encoded by the coding sequence ATGATTTTAAAAGCCTTTAAATACCTAAAATGGCCACTTATTGCAATAAGTTTTTTCTTAATGTATTTTCCAATAATAATCATTGCTATTTTATCTATAAATGAATCTAAATTTGCTCATGTTTTTAAGGGGTTTTCCCTAAAATGGTATGGTGAAATATTTACTAATAGCTCTCTTTTTGGGGCAATAACAAATACCATTACTGTAGCTGTTGTATCAACCATAATTAGCACTATTTTAGGTACATTTATTGCTATAGGAATTAATTCCTTAAGAAAAAGAGATAAAAAACGTATTTTATTACTCAATAATATACCCCTTGTTAATCCAGACATTGTTACTGGTTTATCTTTAATGATTGTGTTTTCCTTTATTCAACTTAAGTTTGGATTTCCGACCATGTTGTTAGCACATGTTTTTTTTTCAGTGCCTTATGTTGTTTTAAGCGTTTTACCCAAGCTAAGGGCTTTAGATAAAGATTTGTATAATGCCGCAATAGATTTAGGTTGTACTACAATGCAAGCAGTGTTAAAGGTTATTGTACCTGCAATAAAAAGCGGCATAATAACAGGCAGCTTAATTGCCTTTACCATGAGCATTGATGACTTTGTTATAAGTTATTTTACTACTGGTAATGGTTACTCTAATTTCTCTATTTGGCTTTATGCTAGGCTTGGCAGAAGAACCTTTTCGCCAGCGGCTTATGCATATAATACTTTAATTACTACGGTCACTTTTGCCATACTTTTGGCAATAAACATAAAATCAAAAAAAAGGCAGGATTGTAAATGA
- a CDS encoding metallophosphoesterase family protein, with protein sequence MAQRFNKLLLIKNNLRNKKYTTGDELANDIYSFINEFWRGSKYLVNEDLYNQDLTELSSFHYELLKHVSNIINTNDSSSNSKLINNEINCYKILHNAEHGVITNKIYILNKNYENIIIGDLHSDYNSLTRALKVSDFYNKYISKQAINLVFVGDYVDRGHSHLQLVELLLILQFLFAKNVFLLRGNHDGGVMHDDDSFTLTYRIPDKDENEMYYSHYLLTLSRKNSTFNKQMIRSYLNFFNKLPYVALILNADKVIMVVHAGIPRPKYFSEDIYEYINCLADITNNDNVDFLGSVICNNLVWSDPRREGRELRLGNRRFSYSQAEYESFKNKLNIDLLIRGHEAVEEGYRYHFNDTLITIFSSGGLYGNTINEQSNYHWVKPKVVKIKDGEVSFI encoded by the coding sequence ATGGCACAAAGATTTAATAAATTGTTATTAATAAAAAACAATTTACGCAATAAGAAGTATACAACAGGTGATGAACTAGCAAATGATATATACAGTTTTATTAATGAATTTTGGAGAGGTTCCAAATATTTAGTAAACGAAGATTTATATAATCAGGATTTAACAGAATTAAGTAGCTTTCATTATGAATTACTTAAACATGTTAGTAATATTATAAATACTAATGACTCTAGTAGTAATAGTAAACTAATTAACAATGAGATCAATTGTTATAAAATACTTCATAATGCAGAACACGGTGTTATAACCAATAAAATTTATATCTTAAATAAAAACTATGAAAATATTATTATAGGCGATCTTCATTCGGATTATAACTCGTTAACAAGGGCTTTAAAAGTAAGTGATTTCTATAATAAGTATATTAGTAAACAAGCTATTAATTTAGTATTTGTAGGAGATTACGTGGATCGAGGCCACAGCCATTTACAACTGGTTGAATTATTGCTAATACTCCAGTTTTTATTTGCTAAGAATGTGTTTTTATTAAGAGGAAATCACGATGGTGGCGTAATGCACGATGATGATAGTTTTACATTAACATATCGAATACCTGATAAAGATGAAAATGAAATGTACTATTCTCACTATTTGTTAACCTTAAGTCGTAAAAATTCTACATTTAATAAACAAATGATACGTAGTTACCTCAATTTTTTTAATAAGCTACCCTATGTTGCTTTAATATTAAATGCCGATAAAGTTATTATGGTAGTTCATGCTGGAATACCACGACCAAAATATTTTTCGGAAGACATTTATGAGTATATTAATTGTTTAGCTGATATTACTAATAATGATAATGTAGATTTTTTAGGTTCAGTAATATGTAATAACTTAGTATGGAGTGATCCTCGTAGGGAAGGTAGAGAGTTAAGGTTAGGGAATCGCAGATTTAGTTACTCTCAAGCAGAATATGAAAGCTTTAAAAATAAGCTTAATATAGATTTATTAATTAGGGGACATGAAGCCGTAGAAGAAGGTTACAGATATCATTTTAACGACACTCTTATAACTATCTTTTCAAGTGGTGGACTTTATGGAAATACTATAAATGAGCAATCTAATTATCACTGGGTAAAACCCAAAGTTGTTAAGATAAAAGATGGTGAGGTAAGCTTTATATAA
- a CDS encoding diguanylate cyclase produces the protein MKKRLINEVFLIAFIVELYLTITLFYEFKTSMNGQLFILISVIFTGSTLAYLFGQIFSLYSALIFAVGYGTYLLYLSLMNINISLGSYLIMFISPLIFITLGSYSSYIKQLKVSLTAMEEKVNKFVTVDPSTGLENITAFNLDLQKQMSFAKRYNSNLYLMIIEIKYYEELKSLYKQEGIKEIVKQAAKLLNDTTRLEDNKYRLTDNSFAIVFRNIKDSGIEVIKTKIKSTLNEANVKNINGETDIIHIEVKLGYLKFKTDIKSSTEYYNLTKKELIYDV, from the coding sequence ATGAAAAAAAGACTAATAAATGAGGTGTTTTTGATTGCCTTTATTGTAGAGTTATATTTAACCATAACCCTATTTTATGAATTTAAGACTAGTATGAATGGACAGTTATTTATTCTTATCAGTGTTATATTTACAGGTTCAACTTTAGCTTATTTATTTGGCCAAATATTTTCACTTTACTCAGCATTAATTTTTGCTGTAGGTTATGGTACATATTTGCTGTACTTAAGTTTAATGAACATAAATATAAGTTTAGGTAGCTATTTAATAATGTTTATTAGCCCATTAATATTTATTACTTTGGGTAGTTACTCAAGCTATATCAAACAGTTAAAAGTAAGTTTAACTGCCATGGAGGAAAAAGTAAATAAGTTTGTAACGGTTGATCCCTCAACTGGATTAGAGAATATAACTGCTTTTAATCTAGATTTGCAAAAGCAAATGTCCTTTGCAAAAAGATATAACAGCAACCTTTATTTGATGATTATTGAAATAAAATACTACGAAGAACTAAAGTCGTTATATAAACAAGAGGGTATTAAAGAAATAGTAAAACAGGCAGCAAAGCTCTTAAACGATACTACACGACTAGAAGATAATAAGTATAGATTGACTGATAATAGCTTTGCAATAGTATTTAGAAATATTAAAGACAGTGGTATTGAAGTCATTAAAACTAAAATAAAAAGCACTTTAAACGAAGCTAATGTTAAAAATATTAATGGAGAGACAGATATAATTCATATAGAAGTTAAACTGGGCTATCTTAAATTTAAAACCGACATTAAAAGCAGTACAGAGTATTACAATTTAACAAAGAAAGAGTTAATTTATGATGTTTAA